The Hordeum vulgare subsp. vulgare chromosome 4H, MorexV3_pseudomolecules_assembly, whole genome shotgun sequence genomic interval gccgccaacCCTATATAATCTCCTCCCCAACCACGCCACCAGCTTTCCCCCGCCCACAGCCTCCAACCCCTCCCCCAACCCGAAAcccaccggcggcggcggcgcgcgaggagaggagaaggaagatggtgaagttcctGAAGCCGGGCAAGGCGGTGATCCTGCTGCAGGGCAGGTACGTCgggaagaaggcggtgatcgtgcgCGTGTTCGAGGAGGGCACCCGCGACCACACCTACGGGCACTGCCTGGTCGCCGGCCTGGCCAAATACCTGAAGAAGGTGATCCGCAAGGACTCGGCCAAGAAGACGGCCAAGAAGTCCCGCGTCAAGGTCTTCCTCAAGCTCGTCAACTTCACCCAcatcatgattcgacatgattcaagaaattccaacaagatctattcttcacatgatttgacatgattcgacatgattcaagaaattccaacaagatctattcttcacatgattcgacatgattcaagaaatgccaacaagatctattcttcacacgattcgacatgattcaagaaatgccaacaagatctattcttcacatgattcgacatgattccacatgattcgacatgattcaagaaattccaacaagatttaTTCTTcagatgattcgacatgattccacatgattcgacatgattcaagaaattccaacaagatctattcttcacatgattcgacatgattcaacatgattccacatgattcgacatgattcaagaaattccaacaagatctattcttcacatgattcgacatgattccacatgattcaagaaattccaacaatatctattcttcacatgattcgacatgattcaagaaatgccaacaagatctattcttcacatgcttccacatgattcgacatgattcgccatgattcaagaaattccaacaagatctattcttcacatgattcgacatgattccacatcattcgacatgattcaagaaattcgaacaagatctattcttcacatgattcgacatgattcgacatgattcaagaaattccaacaagatctattcttcacatgattcgacaagaTTCGAGAAATGTCAACaaaatctattcttcacatgatttgatatgattccacatgattcgacatgattcaagaaattccaacaagatctattcttcacatgattcgacatgattcaagaaatgccaacaagatctattcttcacatgattcgacatgattcaacatgattccacatgattagacatgattcaagaaattccaacaagatctattcttcacatgattcgacatgattccacatgattcgacatgattcaagaaattctaactagatctattcttcacatgattcgacatgattcaaaactggatgcatttcgtgtataaatcagacaatctctttcgaagtatgagggtttcgtacgaaaactcatctgttataaaaggcatttcattttttcgaacttatttaatTGTTTCCACATGGATGCGTGTATTAAAAATaattacaacatatcatgaatagagaagtgaccaaattaatagaaattcatcatcacattaaagccaaaatacagtagtgaccaaaataaatacataacgttcttacatagttctcattattgaacaacatatagctctctagagcatctaattagaacatacattgaaactactaaatttaaatgaaacaacaaatgcgatcataaccgcaactaaggtacaaactgatccaacggcataatgataccaagcctcagtatgaatggcatattttctaatgtttctaatcttcaagcgcattgcattcatcttgatcttgtgatcgtcacgcacatcggcaacatccaactccaatatcatcttctcctcttcaactctttgtaatttttctttcaagttaCTGTTTTCTTTttaaaccaaatttaacttctcggcaaGATTGGTATGTCGGTTCCAAttttcggttcacatacctcctagataaaaaatctatgtcacgttggtcggcataattgtcataaacactaaataaaataaatagttataaaagataatatataccacatctgaatcatagacaggacgagggccgacggaggcggataccaaaaccattacactatataataacaaacaataatagaagtaagaaaaatacacaagtatctatctaaatcatacaagtaagaacttttttcttttagaaagaagataagaagaagagactaaccacggtggtgccgacgcCGAGATGGGCGCAGGGCGGGCCTACAAACATACGGGGTCCAGGGCAATACAAGAACATGGGGCCCTTTGACAAACAAAATCTCAATTGTTTTTGGAAACCAAAATAAATATGCAGTACATAGCATAGATTATTGATCTTTCTACTCTAAGACTGAGAGTACAACTATTTATCGATCAAGAAGACCATATCGTGATAGTAATGAAACGATATAGCTCCAGAAAAGATCAATTTCCTAATGTCAGTGGACacatcttcttttttcttttttttaaaacgAATAGCCTCGTCAAAATCGTTTGCAACTTAAAATTTTTGTGTTACCTTGAGATATAAAATTAATGGATGAACTTATAATTGTTTCTAGATCATCCCTAATCTACCATGTTCTCCACTCCAAAATTCTTTACCCAAATAATAACTATCCTGCATAAGGCATAGTAAACCAAACTGAGTGTTTCATGTTTATACTAACTATGATGATAAAAACTCGAAGATTCCCTAGAAGaattactagttttgaaaaatttaGCAATTGATCCCTTTTGGGATTCTACTACTTGACAAATACTTTCTTGAAGATATGTTAATACACGGATCAAAAGCACCTGAAAACCGATTCATGTGGATGTAAGTGGCTTATCCATACACCGGAACAGTCAGCACCAACAATAAGACACGCGTGAAGTGAATCAAATTTCTCCCTTCTTCTAATCTCCTTCCTGAGCATTCTCTCACATTTGGATCCAATGAAAAACAAAAGAAGACACATGCACATGTGAACATTTGATGGATGTGCAATCTGAAATTGTAGGTGCCGAAATGTAGAGCTATTTGTCAATCAATCGTTCAATTGAGGAACAATACTACTGGGCAGAAAGAAGAACATATACCATCTTGGTCTCTCCAAAGTCCAGTTGGATGGGAAGCGCTCCAAAGTCGAGTTG includes:
- the LOC123450798 gene encoding 60S ribosomal protein L27-like, which produces MVKFLKPGKAVILLQGRYVGKKAVIVRVFEEGTRDHTYGHCLVAGLAKYLKKVIRKDSAKKTAKKSRVKVFLKLVNFTHI